One genomic region from Bacteroidales bacterium encodes:
- the wecB gene encoding UDP-N-acetylglucosamine 2-epimerase (non-hydrolyzing), translating into MKILNIIGARPQIIKASAVSRIIKSKFSDCIEDIVVHTGQHYDQNMSSVFFDELNIPQPQYNLNIGSTSHGIQTAGMIKGIEEIVLIEKPDYVIVYGDTNSTLAASIASSKLRIPIVHIEAGLRSFNKLMPEEINRILCDHVSTFLFTPTEQGYKNLMQEGFKENKAPFTIDNPGVFHVGDIMYDNSLYFAKVADKRSSILNDNDLLSEEFVLATIHRDHNTDNPERLEAIFTSLIEIASTYKIKVLLPLHPRTKKILQNTFNSRINKEINREKLLLIIPPVSFLDMILLEKNAKLVMTDSGGVQKEAHFFQKPCIIIRPETEWIELVNNGTAVLADTNKEIIIKSFEKYYHSGKLQYPNFYGDGNAAESICKTILNI; encoded by the coding sequence ATGAAAATATTAAACATTATAGGTGCTAGACCGCAAATAATAAAGGCTTCCGCGGTAAGTAGAATTATTAAATCGAAATTTTCTGATTGTATTGAAGACATTGTAGTTCATACAGGTCAACATTATGATCAAAATATGTCTTCTGTTTTCTTCGATGAATTAAACATCCCTCAACCTCAGTATAATCTTAATATTGGTTCTACATCACATGGGATTCAAACTGCTGGAATGATTAAAGGTATCGAAGAAATAGTTTTAATTGAGAAACCTGATTATGTAATTGTTTACGGTGATACCAATTCAACCTTAGCTGCTTCAATTGCATCATCTAAACTTCGCATTCCAATTGTACATATTGAAGCAGGGTTGAGATCTTTTAATAAATTAATGCCAGAGGAAATAAATCGTATTTTATGCGACCATGTTTCAACATTTTTATTTACCCCTACAGAACAAGGATACAAAAACCTAATGCAGGAGGGGTTTAAAGAAAATAAAGCGCCTTTTACTATCGATAATCCTGGAGTTTTTCATGTTGGTGATATTATGTATGATAATAGTTTATACTTTGCAAAAGTGGCGGATAAGCGGTCATCAATATTAAATGACAATGATCTTTTATCAGAAGAATTTGTCTTAGCTACTATTCATCGAGATCATAACACTGATAACCCTGAAAGACTGGAGGCAATTTTCACTTCATTAATTGAAATAGCCTCAACGTACAAAATTAAGGTGCTTTTACCTCTTCATCCTCGAACAAAAAAAATATTACAAAATACATTTAATTCAAGAATAAATAAAGAAATTAATAGAGAGAAACTTTTACTAATTATTCCACCTGTTTCTTTTTTGGATATGATTCTTTTGGAAAAGAATGCAAAATTAGTAATGACCGATTCTGGTGGAGTGCAAAAAGAAGCTCATTTTTTTCAAAAGCCATGCATTATTATTCGTCCAGAAACTGAATGGATAGAACTAGTTAACAATGGCACTGCCGTCCTTGCTGATACAAATAAAGAAATAATAATTAAATCATTTGAAAAGTACTATCATTCTGGAAAATTACAATATCCAAATTTCTATGGGGATGGAAATGCTGCAGAATCAATTTGTAAAACCATACTTAATATTTAG
- a CDS encoding glycosyltransferase family 4 protein yields MKIYLLIGCLGILSFAITYISRLLAIRYKFIQFPNERSLHDVPTPKVGGISIVITWYLGISILFWFKVLEQNLYFALLSGILLAIVSLIDDLINLKPFIRLLVQFASAILAFVFLNGLRPLIIPRIEINYLFIIYPLAIIGMVWFINLFNFMDGVDGFASIEAIIISIILFYYSGNIINILLIACISGFLFWNWPKAKIFMGDVGSTQLGFILIVLGIYFHNTFRFSILNWIMLSSPFWFDATLTLFRRWRNGEKLGQAHRKHAYQRIVQAGYSHGMVDLFLILINAIIILMIFIYRKFVVTQIPIYFLSLLFLYFLTRLVDKKFPFTTK; encoded by the coding sequence TTGAAAATTTATCTTTTAATTGGATGTCTCGGGATTCTATCCTTTGCAATAACATATATAAGTAGACTATTAGCCATTCGGTATAAGTTTATTCAATTTCCCAATGAGAGGAGTCTGCATGATGTTCCAACGCCAAAGGTAGGTGGTATATCAATTGTTATTACTTGGTACTTGGGAATCTCTATTCTTTTTTGGTTTAAAGTTCTTGAACAGAATTTGTATTTTGCTTTGTTGAGTGGAATTTTATTAGCTATTGTAAGCCTTATTGATGATTTAATCAATCTTAAACCATTTATACGCCTTCTTGTACAATTTGCTTCTGCAATTTTGGCTTTTGTATTTTTGAACGGATTACGTCCATTAATTATTCCGAGAATAGAAATAAATTATTTATTTATTATTTATCCTCTGGCTATAATTGGGATGGTATGGTTTATTAATCTATTTAACTTTATGGATGGGGTTGATGGCTTTGCTTCGATAGAGGCTATAATTATTAGTATTATTCTTTTTTATTATTCAGGTAATATTATTAATATTTTACTTATTGCTTGTATTTCTGGTTTTTTATTTTGGAATTGGCCAAAGGCAAAAATTTTTATGGGTGATGTTGGTAGTACGCAATTAGGCTTTATTTTAATTGTACTGGGTATTTATTTCCATAATACTTTTAGATTTTCTATTTTAAATTGGATAATGTTATCATCACCCTTTTGGTTTGATGCCACTCTTACTCTATTTCGAAGATGGCGCAATGGAGAAAAATTGGGTCAAGCGCATCGCAAGCATGCTTACCAGAGAATTGTTCAGGCTGGTTATTCACACGGTATGGTAGATTTATTTTTAATTTTAATAAATGCGATAATTATTTTAATGATATTTATTTACAGAAAGTTTGTAGTGACTCAAATCCCTATTTACTTTTTAAGTTTACTTTTTCTATACTTTTTGACAAGATTAGTAGACAAAAAATTTCCATTTACTACTAAGTGA
- a CDS encoding oligosaccharide flippase family protein, whose translation MIQIKLIQRSILIWRSLLQSELLRNTTILISGTVIAQLIPIFLRPFLSRHYTPETFGAFAVYLGLVGILIVLSSFKFEMAIVLPKRDKDAVNILILSLFLNFIFNVFLLIVIMIWKGSILRLINLSIDYSAYLYFVPLGTFLYNAYQSINYWLIRKKSFFAITVNKFTRRGFEGAMQSGFAFSGFSKGLILGDIVGQLSNVIIGLFQGIKCGLAIELISWRKIKYVIIKYSDFPKFNLIPGFMSACSFLLPAIFINKYFSSENAGFFDMSKLLLSIPLALVATSLSNVLLQRISEKYRNFQSIKRELIPILGIVTAIAVVEIVIISLFGVELFKFIFGEKWEFSGKISKILVWSYALNFLLATFSSIFISMNKIRLLSIWQLFYFLSILSLVFFKDYDFSNFIVIYVIIELICSFTASILMLYIVIKYEEKILLMNKIQFSKK comes from the coding sequence GTGATACAAATTAAATTGATTCAAAGAAGCATATTAATCTGGCGTTCATTACTTCAATCAGAATTACTTAGAAATACTACCATTTTAATTTCTGGAACAGTAATAGCCCAGTTAATACCAATTTTTCTTCGACCTTTTTTAAGTAGACACTACACCCCTGAAACATTTGGAGCCTTTGCAGTATATCTTGGTTTAGTAGGAATACTTATAGTGCTTTCATCGTTTAAGTTTGAGATGGCTATAGTTCTTCCTAAAAGGGATAAGGATGCTGTAAATATTCTTATTCTTTCATTATTTTTAAATTTTATTTTTAATGTTTTTTTACTGATTGTGATAATGATATGGAAGGGCAGTATTCTAAGATTAATAAATCTTTCCATTGATTATTCCGCTTACCTTTATTTTGTTCCATTAGGTACTTTTTTGTACAATGCATATCAAAGCATTAATTACTGGCTAATTCGGAAGAAAAGTTTTTTTGCGATAACAGTAAATAAGTTTACCCGAAGGGGATTCGAAGGAGCTATGCAATCTGGATTTGCGTTTAGTGGCTTTTCTAAAGGTCTAATTCTAGGTGACATAGTTGGACAATTATCAAATGTAATTATAGGTCTATTTCAAGGGATTAAGTGTGGTTTAGCAATTGAACTAATCAGTTGGCGTAAAATAAAGTATGTAATAATCAAATATTCAGATTTTCCTAAGTTTAATTTGATACCAGGTTTTATGAGTGCTTGCAGTTTTTTATTGCCTGCAATTTTTATTAATAAATATTTTTCTTCCGAGAATGCTGGTTTCTTTGATATGTCTAAATTATTACTTTCAATACCCTTAGCTCTTGTTGCAACTTCTTTATCAAATGTTCTTCTTCAAAGAATATCGGAAAAGTACAGGAATTTTCAAAGTATTAAAAGAGAACTTATACCAATACTCGGAATAGTAACTGCAATTGCAGTTGTTGAGATTGTAATAATATCATTATTTGGTGTTGAACTATTTAAGTTTATTTTTGGAGAGAAATGGGAGTTTTCAGGAAAAATTTCAAAAATCCTTGTATGGTCATACGCACTTAACTTCTTATTGGCCACTTTTAGTAGCATATTCATCTCTATGAATAAAATCAGATTATTGAGTATCTGGCAACTCTTTTATTTCCTATCTATCCTTTCTCTAGTATTTTTTAAAGATTATGATTTTAGTAATTTTATTGTGATATATGTTATAATTGAGTTGATTTGTTCTTTCACAGCTTCAATTCTGATGCTTTACATAGTTATTAAATATGAAGAGAAGATATTATTAATGAATAAAATACAGTTTAGTAAAAAATGA
- a CDS encoding glycosyltransferase family 4 protein — protein sequence MKIVILSIWYSDKMGYIENCLPKALAKLGHEVHVITSTAQVYYDEPNYDKIYKLYLGDRIQKEGTCELDGFMLHRLPFGTIQKKIYLKSIRKKLKEINPDIVQTFDAFSFLTLQGAYYKLFFKYKFFTANHIVASVFPLYKKDTSTLIHKISFYFTRTLPGKMISFITSRCYPATVDALEIAINFYGIPKNKAKLACLGVDTDYFHPSSLNAESLSEKVKRKDDLGFSGNELLCIYTGRFTEGKNPLCLAKAIDKLVELNEPFKAIFLGDGPQLNEIKSLKGCYIHKFVPYHELPDYYRIADIGIWPRQESTSMIDATACGLPIIISNLVKATERIEGNGLTYIENDVDDLVRVLMKMKDEEIRNRFSRFGVEKIREKYSWDIIAKDRVRDYQSFLNK from the coding sequence ATGAAAATTGTAATTCTTTCAATTTGGTATTCCGATAAGATGGGGTATATAGAGAATTGTTTACCCAAAGCATTAGCAAAATTAGGGCATGAGGTACATGTAATTACATCTACTGCTCAGGTATATTACGATGAACCAAATTATGATAAAATTTATAAATTGTATCTTGGAGATCGGATACAGAAGGAAGGTACATGTGAACTTGATGGATTTATGCTTCATCGATTACCCTTTGGTACAATACAAAAAAAAATATACTTGAAGAGTATTAGAAAAAAACTAAAAGAAATAAATCCAGATATTGTTCAAACATTTGATGCTTTCTCATTTCTGACTTTACAGGGAGCTTATTATAAGTTATTCTTTAAATATAAATTTTTTACGGCGAATCATATTGTTGCATCTGTTTTTCCTCTGTATAAGAAAGATACTTCAACATTGATTCATAAAATATCATTCTATTTTACAAGAACTCTTCCGGGCAAAATGATAAGTTTTATAACATCACGTTGTTACCCTGCTACTGTTGATGCGTTAGAAATTGCAATAAATTTTTATGGCATACCAAAGAATAAAGCAAAACTTGCTTGCTTGGGTGTAGATACGGATTATTTTCATCCATCAAGTTTGAATGCTGAATCTCTGTCTGAGAAAGTTAAACGAAAAGATGATCTCGGATTTTCTGGCAATGAACTGTTATGTATCTACACAGGTAGATTTACCGAAGGTAAAAACCCATTATGCCTTGCTAAAGCAATTGATAAACTTGTTGAATTGAATGAACCCTTTAAAGCGATTTTTCTTGGCGACGGTCCTCAACTGAATGAAATAAAAAGTTTAAAAGGTTGTTATATTCATAAATTTGTTCCATATCATGAATTGCCTGATTATTATCGAATTGCAGACATTGGTATTTGGCCTAGGCAGGAGTCAACGAGCATGATAGATGCAACAGCCTGTGGATTACCTATTATAATTAGTAATTTAGTGAAAGCAACAGAACGAATTGAAGGGAATGGGTTGACCTATATTGAGAATGATGTTGATGATTTGGTGAGAGTTTTAATGAAGATGAAGGATGAGGAAATTCGTAATCGTTTTTCGAGGTTTGGGGTAGAGAAGATTAGAGAAAAATATAGTTGGGATATAATAGCCAAGGATCGTGTTAGAGACTATCAATCTTTTCTTAATAAATAG
- a CDS encoding methyltransferase, TIGR04325 family, which translates to MIKDLIKDFLPPIFIRFLSGLFYGWHGNYSSWDKASKLCFGYNSQLILEKVRESTMMVKSGKAVYERDSFIFNEIQYSYPVLSSLMWIAAQNNGNLTVLDFGGSLGSSYYQNKLFLDHLNDVKWCIVEQPNFVKVGLEQFSDDKLKFYYTIDDCIKDNEVDVVLLSSVLQYIEKPYELLELLKVKRIPYILFDRTQFLRGDDRITIQKVNPAIYKASYPCWFFNKQKLLSFLESEYELIIEFDTLGRANIPSEFKGFLYKLKKKKYIISD; encoded by the coding sequence ATGATTAAAGATTTAATTAAAGATTTTTTACCGCCGATATTCATTAGATTTTTAAGCGGATTGTTTTATGGTTGGCATGGAAACTATTCTTCATGGGATAAAGCAAGCAAATTATGTTTTGGATATAACTCTCAGTTAATTCTTGAGAAGGTTAGAGAATCCACAATGATGGTAAAGTCTGGTAAGGCTGTATATGAACGAGACTCATTTATTTTTAACGAAATTCAATATTCTTACCCTGTACTGTCAAGTTTAATGTGGATTGCTGCTCAAAATAATGGAAATTTAACTGTTCTCGATTTTGGAGGATCTCTCGGTAGCAGTTACTATCAGAATAAACTATTCCTTGACCATTTAAATGATGTTAAGTGGTGTATTGTGGAACAGCCAAATTTTGTTAAAGTTGGGCTAGAGCAATTTTCTGATGATAAATTAAAATTCTATTATACTATTGATGATTGCATAAAAGATAATGAAGTAGATGTGGTTCTACTTTCAAGTGTATTACAGTATATTGAGAAACCCTATGAACTACTTGAATTGCTTAAAGTTAAAAGAATTCCTTATATTCTATTTGATAGAACGCAATTTTTAAGAGGAGATGATCGGATTACGATACAGAAGGTAAATCCAGCAATCTATAAAGCAAGTTACCCATGTTGGTTTTTTAATAAACAAAAGCTATTAAGTTTTTTGGAATCTGAATACGAATTGATTATTGAGTTTGATACTTTAGGAAGAGCCAATATTCCTTCTGAGTTTAAAGGATTTTTATATAAATTAAAGAAAAAGAAATATATTATCTCTGATTAA
- a CDS encoding FdtA/QdtA family cupin domain-containing protein has translation MAYLIDLKTFTDKRGNLTVIEKVLPFQIKRVFYIYGVDDSIRGGHRHHRTIQAAICIKGECKIYNNDSKKTDVFNLDRPSTCLILEPQDWHQMYDFSKDAILMVFASEYYDENDYIFQKYDD, from the coding sequence ATGGCCTATTTAATAGATCTTAAAACATTTACTGATAAAAGAGGAAATCTCACAGTTATTGAAAAAGTTCTTCCATTTCAGATCAAAAGGGTTTTTTACATATATGGAGTTGATGACTCTATTCGAGGAGGTCATCGGCATCATAGAACCATTCAGGCTGCAATTTGTATTAAAGGAGAATGTAAAATATACAATAATGATAGTAAAAAGACGGACGTATTTAACCTTGATAGGCCTTCCACATGTTTGATCCTTGAACCACAGGATTGGCATCAAATGTATGATTTTTCTAAAGATGCAATACTTATGGTATTTGCATCAGAGTATTATGATGAGAATGACTATATTTTCCAGAAGTATGATGATTGA
- a CDS encoding DegT/DnrJ/EryC1/StrS family aminotransferase, producing MIEYENLAKLNQPYFEEYKNAFSNVLESGWFILGENVKRFEEEFAEYNNMKHCVGVASGLDALILSIKALDIEDGSEIIVPSNTYIATILAIIHSGHVPILVEPNITTYNIDTNKIEEAISSKTKAIMIVHLYGKVCDMDPILDICKRHKLYLIEDCAQAHGAMHQGKKAGSFGDMAAFSFYPTKNLGCLGDGGAVTTNNPIFDEKLRMLRNYGSSKKYYNQYIGYNSRLDEVQAAFLSIKLKHLDEINEHKRTLASIYSKNLKTDFIIPVQEADFFDVFHIYNIRHKQRDDLKAYLLKNNIKTEIHYPVAPNKQIALGFLKHLSFPISEEIHATTLSLPISTFHTKDNIYRVVEVLNKY from the coding sequence ATGATTGAGTACGAAAATCTAGCAAAATTAAATCAGCCCTATTTCGAAGAGTATAAAAATGCTTTCAGCAATGTACTCGAATCGGGATGGTTTATTTTAGGGGAGAATGTTAAACGATTCGAAGAAGAGTTTGCCGAATATAACAATATGAAGCATTGTGTAGGTGTAGCTTCTGGATTAGATGCTTTAATATTATCCATTAAAGCACTTGATATTGAGGATGGTTCAGAAATAATTGTACCTTCAAACACCTATATTGCTACTATATTAGCGATTATACATAGCGGTCATGTACCAATTTTGGTTGAACCAAATATCACAACGTATAATATCGATACTAACAAAATAGAAGAGGCGATCAGTTCCAAAACAAAAGCTATAATGATCGTTCACCTATATGGTAAAGTTTGTGATATGGATCCGATTCTTGATATTTGTAAAAGACATAAACTTTACCTAATTGAGGATTGTGCTCAAGCACATGGTGCGATGCACCAAGGAAAAAAAGCAGGTAGTTTTGGCGACATGGCTGCTTTTAGTTTCTATCCCACTAAAAACCTTGGATGTTTAGGCGATGGGGGAGCAGTTACTACTAACAATCCAATTTTTGACGAGAAATTAAGAATGCTTAGAAATTATGGTTCGAGTAAAAAGTACTACAATCAATATATAGGATATAATTCTAGGTTAGATGAAGTACAAGCAGCTTTTCTAAGCATCAAACTAAAGCATTTAGATGAAATAAATGAGCATAAAAGAACTTTAGCTTCAATTTACTCAAAAAATTTAAAAACAGATTTTATTATTCCAGTTCAAGAGGCTGATTTTTTTGATGTTTTTCATATTTACAATATTCGGCATAAGCAAAGGGATGATTTAAAAGCATACCTATTGAAGAACAATATTAAAACGGAAATTCATTATCCTGTTGCTCCAAATAAGCAAATAGCATTAGGATTTTTAAAACACCTTAGCTTCCCAATATCTGAAGAGATACATGCTACAACACTTAGTTTGCCTATTTCAACTTTCCATACAAAGGATAATATCTATAGAGTGGTGGAAGTGTTAAATAAATATTAG
- a CDS encoding polysaccharide biosynthesis protein, whose product MFDNKTLLITGGTGSFGNAVLNRFLNTGIKEIRIFSRDEKKQDDMRRYYNDKKIKYYIGDVRDYSSIKSAMVGVDYVFHAAALKQVPSCEFYPSQAVQTNILGSENVANAAIASGVKRFVSLSTDKAVYPVNAMGISKAMMEKIIIASSRISEETVFCCTRYGNVMASRGSVIPLFIQQAKENKTLTVTDPAMTRYLMSLDDSVDLVLFAFQHGNSGDIFVQKAPSSTVGDLAQAIIELFKSKSRIGVIGTRHGEKLYETLLSREEMVKAQDMGDYYRVPSDNRDLNYDSFFVEGIVETSAKDDYTSHNTTILTIPKIKELLLKLDYVKNELNKSGNEKSTYNGF is encoded by the coding sequence ATGTTTGACAATAAGACTTTACTAATAACTGGTGGCACGGGATCGTTTGGTAATGCTGTTTTAAATCGATTCCTTAATACGGGAATAAAGGAAATTCGAATTTTCTCTCGCGATGAGAAGAAACAGGATGACATGCGCCGCTACTATAATGATAAGAAAATCAAATACTACATTGGAGATGTTAGGGACTACAGTAGTATTAAAAGCGCTATGGTTGGTGTTGATTATGTATTCCATGCAGCAGCCCTAAAACAGGTTCCTTCGTGCGAGTTTTATCCAAGTCAAGCGGTTCAAACAAATATATTGGGGAGTGAAAATGTAGCCAATGCTGCAATAGCAAGTGGTGTTAAAAGGTTTGTATCACTAAGCACTGATAAAGCGGTATACCCGGTTAATGCAATGGGTATCTCAAAAGCCATGATGGAGAAAATTATCATAGCAAGCAGTAGAATAAGTGAAGAAACTGTTTTTTGTTGTACGCGATACGGAAATGTGATGGCATCAAGAGGCTCAGTGATTCCTCTTTTTATTCAACAAGCAAAAGAGAATAAAACCCTTACCGTTACAGATCCTGCAATGACACGCTATTTAATGTCTCTTGATGATTCTGTTGATCTAGTTCTCTTTGCATTTCAACATGGTAATTCAGGTGATATTTTTGTACAAAAAGCACCATCTTCCACTGTTGGTGATTTAGCCCAGGCGATAATTGAACTTTTTAAATCAAAAAGTAGAATAGGTGTAATTGGAACTCGACATGGAGAAAAACTTTATGAAACCCTACTCAGTAGGGAAGAGATGGTTAAAGCTCAGGATATGGGTGATTATTACCGTGTTCCCTCCGATAACAGGGATCTGAATTATGATAGCTTTTTTGTTGAAGGCATTGTTGAAACATCGGCAAAAGATGATTATACATCGCATAATACAACTATTTTGACTATCCCAAAAATTAAGGAACTTCTATTAAAATTGGATTACGTAAAGAATGAGTTAAATAAAAGTGGCAATGAAAAAAGTACTTATAACGGGTTCTAA
- a CDS encoding SDR family oxidoreductase has protein sequence MKKVLITGSNGFIGKNLLINLKYTEGIEVLTFDIDDDISLLKNYLNQVDFVFHLAGINRPTRVEEFKEGNAELTQVLVDTLIDLKKITPIVFSSTTQAILDNPYGVSKLEAESHILRYREKGGLGYIYRLTNVFGKWCKPNYNSVVATFCHNIANEIDITISDKNKELELIHVDDIIEDFLDILFSRKNRSSVEILSVTPAYKITLGELADLIYSFKRISETGIIPNMNNDFEKKLHSTYLSYTLLEKASYPLIKHTDDRGFLFELIKSNSLGQIFISKTKPGITRGNHFHHLKNEKFCVIEGEAVIKFRHILTNETAEFRVCGEEPKVVDILPGYTHSITNIGTTNLITFFWANEPFNKDKPDTYFEKV, from the coding sequence ATGAAAAAAGTACTTATAACGGGTTCTAATGGTTTTATTGGTAAGAATTTACTTATCAACCTAAAATATACTGAGGGTATTGAAGTTCTTACGTTCGATATAGATGATGATATAAGTTTATTAAAGAATTACTTAAATCAAGTTGATTTTGTTTTTCATTTAGCGGGTATTAATAGACCTACTAGAGTTGAAGAATTTAAGGAGGGTAATGCTGAATTAACACAGGTACTGGTTGATACATTGATTGATTTAAAAAAAATTACACCTATAGTTTTTAGTTCCACTACTCAGGCTATACTTGATAATCCTTATGGAGTTAGTAAACTTGAGGCAGAAAGTCATATTCTAAGATACCGTGAAAAAGGAGGCTTGGGTTATATTTATCGTTTAACCAATGTATTTGGAAAATGGTGTAAACCAAACTACAATTCTGTAGTTGCTACTTTTTGCCACAATATCGCTAATGAAATTGATATAACTATTTCAGACAAGAACAAGGAATTAGAATTAATTCATGTTGATGATATTATTGAGGATTTTTTAGATATCCTTTTCAGCAGAAAAAATCGTTCTTCAGTTGAAATACTTTCTGTTACACCAGCATATAAGATAACTCTTGGAGAACTAGCGGATCTTATTTATTCTTTTAAGAGAATATCTGAAACTGGGATTATTCCCAATATGAATAATGATTTTGAAAAGAAATTACATTCTACATATCTTTCGTATACTTTGCTGGAAAAAGCATCATATCCATTGATAAAACATACTGATGATAGAGGATTTCTTTTTGAATTGATAAAATCAAATTCGTTAGGGCAGATATTTATATCAAAAACAAAACCAGGGATTACCCGGGGAAATCATTTTCATCACTTAAAGAATGAGAAATTCTGTGTGATAGAAGGGGAGGCGGTCATAAAATTCAGGCATATATTAACAAATGAAACTGCAGAGTTCAGAGTTTGTGGCGAAGAGCCCAAAGTAGTTGATATTTTACCGGGGTATACACACTCAATAACAAATATTGGAACAACGAATTTGATAACTTTTTTTTGGGCAAATGAGCCTTTTAATAAGGATAAACCCGATACGTATTTTGAAAAGGTTTAA
- the wecB gene encoding UDP-N-acetylglucosamine 2-epimerase (non-hydrolyzing) yields MKKFKILTVVGTRPEIIRLSRVLSKLDSEESIEHILVHTGQNYDYELNEIFFNDLELRKPNYFLNAAGVNAAETIGKIIINIDPILEKEQPDAFLVLGDTNSCLCAIPAKKRKIPIFHMEAGNRCFDQRVPEETNRRIVDHISDINLTYSDIAREYLLREGLPADRIIKTGSPMFEVLNYYLPKIKSSNIINDLGLKEGQYFVVSSHREENVNSELNFNELVNTLNTIAEVYSMPILVSTHPRTRNQIDSKNIHFHKNVILSKPLGFLDYIRLQMSAFAVLSDSGTISEESSILNFPALNLREAHERPEAMEEASVMMVGLKCERIMQGLSVLTKQTRGDSRTLRLVSDYSMPNVSDKVVRIILSYTDYINRVVWSISK; encoded by the coding sequence ATGAAGAAATTTAAAATTTTAACAGTGGTTGGAACTCGTCCTGAAATTATTAGGCTATCAAGAGTTCTGAGTAAACTTGATTCAGAAGAATCAATAGAACATATACTTGTACATACAGGGCAAAACTATGATTATGAGTTAAACGAAATTTTTTTTAACGATCTGGAACTGCGTAAACCCAATTATTTCCTAAATGCTGCCGGTGTTAATGCTGCTGAAACAATTGGAAAAATCATTATAAATATTGATCCAATTTTAGAAAAGGAACAACCAGATGCATTTTTAGTATTAGGTGATACCAATAGCTGTTTGTGTGCGATTCCTGCTAAAAAGAGAAAGATCCCTATTTTTCACATGGAGGCTGGAAATCGATGCTTTGACCAACGCGTTCCTGAAGAGACAAATCGTAGGATAGTTGATCATATCAGTGATATTAACTTAACATATAGCGATATTGCTCGTGAGTATTTGCTCAGAGAAGGGTTGCCTGCTGATAGGATTATTAAAACGGGTAGCCCAATGTTTGAGGTGTTAAATTACTATTTACCTAAAATTAAATCTTCAAATATCATAAACGATTTAGGGCTGAAGGAGGGTCAGTATTTTGTAGTTTCATCGCACAGGGAAGAAAATGTCAACTCTGAGCTAAATTTTAATGAATTAGTTAATACCCTTAATACAATTGCTGAAGTATACTCTATGCCTATTCTTGTTTCAACACATCCTCGCACTCGTAACCAGATTGATAGTAAGAATATACATTTTCATAAAAACGTCATACTAAGTAAACCTCTTGGTTTCCTTGATTATATAAGACTTCAAATGAGTGCTTTTGCTGTTTTATCCGATAGTGGTACAATTTCGGAGGAATCATCAATTTTGAATTTTCCAGCATTAAATTTACGTGAAGCACATGAACGACCCGAAGCAATGGAGGAGGCTTCTGTTATGATGGTTGGATTAAAATGTGAAAGAATAATGCAGGGTTTATCTGTCCTTACAAAGCAGACCAGAGGTGATTCTCGCACTCTTAGGCTTGTTTCGGATTACTCCATGCCAAATGTTTCAGATAAAGTTGTCAGAATAATTCTTTCCTATACGGATTATATTAATCGTGTAGTTTGGTCAATTAGTAAATAG